One Chitinophaga sp. H8 DNA window includes the following coding sequences:
- a CDS encoding RluA family pseudouridine synthase, producing the protein MADELLELEDELESGEGSEEMYERVNMTVDKGQEPLRIDKFMMNRIEGATRNKIQQACEAGLVLVNDKPVKSNYRIKPADRIIVYSHKSPEHTEIIPENIPLNIVFEDEDIMIIDKPAGMVVHPGCGNYTGTLVNGLSYYLGDKTKPTEPVNPRFGLVHRIDKNTTGLLVIAKSEKAMTDLAKQFFDHTVQRRYLALVWGDFDEDEGTIVAHVGRHQRFRKIMDAYPDGEYGKEAITHYKVLERFNYVSLIECRLETGRTHQIRVHMQHIGHSLFNDDTYGGNRIVKGTIFAKYKQFVENCFEIMPRHALHARTLGFIHPRTRKPVHFESPLPDDFTTVLEKWKRYVTARPLEM; encoded by the coding sequence ATGGCCGACGAATTGCTGGAACTGGAAGACGAGCTGGAAAGCGGTGAGGGGAGTGAAGAAATGTATGAGCGGGTGAATATGACGGTAGACAAGGGACAGGAGCCCCTGCGCATCGACAAATTCATGATGAACCGTATAGAAGGCGCCACCCGGAATAAAATACAGCAGGCTTGTGAAGCCGGCCTGGTGCTGGTCAATGATAAACCTGTAAAGTCTAATTACAGAATAAAACCAGCCGACCGGATCATCGTTTATTCCCATAAAAGCCCGGAGCACACGGAAATCATCCCGGAAAATATTCCTTTAAACATTGTTTTTGAGGACGAGGATATCATGATCATTGACAAACCCGCCGGTATGGTGGTACATCCTGGCTGTGGTAATTATACCGGCACGCTGGTAAATGGCCTGTCTTACTATCTGGGGGATAAAACCAAGCCCACCGAGCCGGTAAATCCCCGCTTTGGACTGGTGCACCGGATTGATAAAAACACGACCGGACTATTGGTCATTGCCAAGTCGGAGAAAGCGATGACCGACCTGGCCAAACAATTCTTTGATCATACTGTACAACGCCGTTACCTGGCCTTGGTATGGGGCGATTTTGATGAAGATGAAGGTACTATTGTAGCGCACGTAGGCCGTCATCAACGCTTTCGCAAAATCATGGATGCCTATCCGGATGGAGAATATGGCAAAGAAGCCATTACCCACTATAAAGTATTAGAGCGGTTTAATTATGTGTCGCTGATAGAATGCCGGCTGGAAACAGGCCGTACCCATCAGATCAGGGTACATATGCAGCATATTGGCCATTCCCTGTTCAATGATGATACCTATGGAGGTAACCGCATCGTAAAAGGCACCATCTTTGCCAAATACAAACAGTTCGTGGAAAACTGCTTTGAGATAATGCCCAGGCATGCCCTTCATGCCCGCACATTAGGATTTATCCACCCGCGTACCCGGAAACCGGTACATTTCGAGAGTCCGCTACCCGATGATTTTACCACAGTACTGGAAAAATGGAAACGTTATGTAACTGCCCGGCCGCTGGAAATGTAA
- the lipB gene encoding lipoyl(octanoyl) transferase LipB — protein MKESYQMGKQQIRVRDLGIIDYQQAWDYQEQLLKENVTIKSSRARNTAADIEVVETPTTNYLLFCEHPPVYTIGKSGHMENLLVSAGQLAEEGISLVPTNRGGDITFHGPGQIVGYPILDLENFFTDIGKYLRYLEEVIINTLGDYGIPAGRSKGETGVWLDPEDKSKARKICAMGVRCSRWVTMHGFALNVNTNLNYFNNIVPCGIVDKQVASMQQELGRELPVEEVKERLRQHFAKVFDAELVF, from the coding sequence TTGAAAGAAAGCTATCAAATGGGAAAGCAGCAAATAAGGGTAAGGGATTTAGGGATAATAGATTACCAGCAGGCGTGGGATTATCAGGAACAGCTGCTGAAGGAAAATGTGACTATTAAATCAAGCCGTGCCAGAAATACGGCCGCTGATATAGAGGTAGTGGAAACACCTACCACCAACTATCTGCTTTTCTGCGAGCATCCACCGGTATATACTATCGGAAAAAGCGGGCATATGGAGAACTTGCTGGTAAGTGCCGGCCAACTGGCAGAGGAAGGAATTTCACTGGTACCTACCAACCGGGGAGGGGATATTACCTTTCATGGTCCAGGTCAAATAGTAGGTTATCCCATTCTGGACCTGGAAAACTTTTTTACGGATATTGGAAAATACCTGCGCTACCTTGAAGAGGTGATTATCAATACTTTGGGTGATTATGGTATCCCTGCTGGCCGTTCCAAGGGGGAAACCGGGGTTTGGCTGGATCCGGAAGATAAATCTAAAGCACGTAAGATCTGTGCAATGGGTGTTCGTTGCAGCCGTTGGGTCACCATGCACGGATTTGCCTTGAATGTAAATACCAACCTGAACTACTTTAATAACATTGTACCCTGCGGCATTGTGGATAAACAGGTGGCTTCCATGCAGCAGGAGTTGGGTCGTGAACTGCCTGTGGAAGAAGTAAAAGAAAGGTTACGCCAGCATTTTGCAAAAGTATTTGATGCGGAGCTGGTTTTTTAA